The following are encoded together in the Proteiniphilum saccharofermentans genome:
- a CDS encoding NAD(P)H-dependent flavin oxidoreductase, which translates to MNRISALFGIRYPIIQAGMVWCSGWKLAAAVSNAGGLGLIGAGSMHPGTLREHIQKYKAATGQPFGVNVPLMYPQIEEIMQIILEEKVPVVFTSAGNPKTWTATLKSAGIKVAHVVSSSRFAIKCAEAGVDAVVAEGFEAGGHNGREETTTFALIPQVRKAIDLPLIAAGGIGSGEAMAAAFALGAEGVQVGTRFALTNESSASEAFKQRCISLNEGDTVLSLKKLSPTRLVRNEFYQQVQQLEDRGATPEELRELLGKGRSKRGIFDGDLTEGELEIGQIASHIKEIIPAGQVVNEMIGQYNRTIHRLSQLAIDN; encoded by the coding sequence ATAAACCGGATATCGGCCCTTTTTGGTATTCGCTATCCTATCATCCAGGCAGGAATGGTATGGTGCAGCGGCTGGAAATTAGCGGCTGCAGTCAGCAATGCCGGAGGGCTGGGACTGATTGGGGCGGGATCAATGCATCCCGGGACATTACGAGAACATATCCAGAAGTACAAGGCAGCCACAGGACAACCGTTCGGGGTGAACGTACCATTGATGTACCCTCAAATCGAAGAGATCATGCAGATTATCCTCGAAGAGAAAGTACCGGTTGTTTTCACTTCGGCCGGCAATCCTAAAACTTGGACAGCGACACTCAAATCGGCAGGAATAAAAGTAGCGCATGTGGTGTCGAGTTCCAGGTTTGCCATTAAATGTGCGGAAGCCGGTGTCGACGCTGTCGTCGCCGAAGGATTTGAAGCCGGTGGGCATAACGGTCGCGAAGAAACTACCACTTTTGCGTTGATACCACAGGTGAGAAAGGCTATAGATCTGCCATTGATTGCTGCCGGGGGGATCGGCTCGGGCGAAGCGATGGCTGCAGCGTTTGCCCTGGGCGCGGAAGGAGTACAGGTAGGTACACGGTTCGCGTTGACCAATGAAAGTTCTGCCAGTGAAGCATTCAAACAACGGTGTATCTCCCTGAATGAAGGAGATACGGTATTATCACTCAAGAAACTGAGTCCCACACGACTGGTAAGAAATGAGTTCTACCAACAGGTACAGCAACTGGAAGATCGCGGCGCTACCCCCGAAGAATTGCGCGAACTATTAGGCAAAGGGCGTTCAAAAAGGGGTATCTTTGATGGAGACCTGACAGAAGGTGAACTGGAGATCGGACAGATCGCCTCACATATAAAAGAGATCATCCCTGCAGGGCAGGTTGTCAATGAAATGATCGGGCAATACAACCGCACTATTCATCGGCTATCTCAATTAGCAATTGATAATTGA
- the purD gene encoding phosphoribosylamine--glycine ligase, which yields MNVLLLGSGGREHALAWKIRKSRHLNNLYIAPGNAGTATLGTNVAIDVTDFGAMRQFSLDNDIDMIVVGPEVPLVEGVYDYFHEDEDICHIAVIGPSREGAQLEGSKDFAKRFMTTYNIPTARFKTVTLENVTEGNAFLDSLPSPYVLKADGLAAGKGVLILNDLNEAKQSLWEMLNGKFGAASKSVVIEEFLSGIECSVFVLTDGRSYKILPVAKDYKRIGEGDTGLNTGGMGAVSPVSFADDLFMEKVRRRIVEPTIEGLQKEKIDYKGFIFLGLINVEGEPKVIEYNVRMGDPETEVVVPLIKSDLLELFTAVATETLDEKVLEIDDRYAVTVMMVSGGYPGSYENGKIIEGLNDVEDSIVFHAGTKNVGDKIVTSGGRVLSVTSYGKTMDEALGASYKNIAKIHFENGYFRKDIGFDLSI from the coding sequence ATGAACGTTCTTCTTCTTGGTTCCGGTGGACGCGAGCATGCGTTAGCCTGGAAAATTCGAAAGAGCAGACACCTGAATAATCTGTATATTGCTCCCGGCAATGCGGGTACCGCAACGTTAGGGACAAATGTCGCCATTGATGTGACGGATTTCGGTGCGATGAGACAGTTTTCACTTGATAATGATATCGATATGATTGTGGTTGGTCCGGAAGTCCCTTTAGTAGAAGGGGTTTATGACTACTTCCATGAGGACGAAGATATCTGTCATATTGCAGTGATTGGTCCCTCCAGGGAAGGTGCTCAATTAGAGGGGAGCAAGGATTTTGCCAAAAGATTTATGACCACTTATAATATCCCTACTGCACGTTTCAAGACAGTTACTCTTGAAAATGTGACGGAAGGGAATGCTTTTCTCGATTCGCTCCCTTCACCCTATGTATTGAAAGCGGATGGCCTGGCGGCAGGGAAAGGAGTCCTGATTCTGAACGACCTGAATGAGGCGAAGCAGTCGCTTTGGGAGATGCTCAATGGGAAATTCGGCGCGGCTAGTAAAAGCGTGGTGATAGAAGAGTTCCTGTCGGGGATTGAGTGTTCAGTTTTCGTATTGACTGATGGACGATCGTATAAAATTCTTCCGGTAGCAAAAGACTACAAACGGATCGGTGAGGGTGATACCGGGCTGAATACCGGAGGTATGGGAGCTGTGTCACCTGTATCTTTTGCTGATGACCTATTTATGGAAAAAGTGAGGAGACGGATCGTGGAGCCTACTATCGAAGGATTGCAAAAAGAAAAGATAGATTACAAAGGATTTATTTTCCTGGGCCTGATCAATGTTGAAGGGGAGCCAAAAGTGATTGAGTACAATGTTCGAATGGGTGATCCGGAGACGGAAGTGGTGGTACCTCTGATCAAGTCGGATCTTCTGGAATTATTTACTGCCGTAGCTACCGAAACATTAGATGAGAAAGTATTGGAAATAGACGACCGTTACGCTGTGACAGTGATGATGGTTTCCGGAGGATATCCAGGAAGTTATGAAAATGGAAAAATCATTGAAGGACTGAATGATGTAGAGGATAGCATTGTTTTCCATGCCGGTACAAAGAATGTGGGGGATAAAATTGTTACGTCGGGAGGACGTGTGCTTTCCGTTACTTCATACGGGAAAACTATGGATGAAGCCTTAGGGGCATCTTATAAGAATATAGCGAAGATCCATTTTGAGAATGGCTACTTCAGGAAAGATATAGGCTTTGATCTCAGTATATAA
- a CDS encoding MBL fold metallo-hydrolase produces the protein MQYELFPSERFSFFSLSSGSCGNSYYLGNSRYGILIDAGIGPRVIKKRLAHYGIDFSSIMAILVTHDHYDHIKSVGYLGEKLHIPVYATREVHKAIINHPLVRNSLNGSTIYIEKGTPFQIKDFQITAFNVPHDSVDNSGYFIRFGNHRFTLATDVGTITDEVAYYICKANHLVIESNYDEEMLNNGRYPYPLKQRITSGSGHLSNRQTAEFLANNYSSDLRNIWLCHLSGDNNNPELAYQTVETHLNRKGIKVGEQVSLQVLQRNILSSKTDF, from the coding sequence ATGCAGTATGAACTTTTTCCATCGGAACGATTCTCTTTTTTCAGCCTGAGCAGCGGTAGTTGCGGCAACAGTTACTATCTGGGGAATTCCCGCTACGGCATCCTGATCGACGCCGGCATCGGCCCGCGTGTCATCAAGAAACGGCTTGCCCACTATGGAATCGACTTCTCATCGATCATGGCAATCCTGGTCACACACGACCACTACGACCATATCAAATCGGTAGGCTATCTGGGAGAAAAACTGCATATCCCGGTCTATGCCACCCGTGAAGTACACAAGGCGATTATAAATCATCCCCTTGTCCGCAACAGCCTTAACGGGTCAACCATATATATTGAAAAAGGAACCCCATTTCAAATTAAAGATTTCCAAATTACAGCCTTCAATGTACCCCACGATAGTGTGGATAACTCCGGCTATTTTATCCGGTTCGGCAATCACCGGTTTACTCTCGCCACCGATGTGGGTACCATTACCGACGAAGTAGCTTATTATATTTGCAAAGCCAATCATCTCGTCATTGAAAGCAATTATGATGAAGAGATGTTGAATAACGGTCGCTACCCCTACCCGCTGAAACAACGCATCACCTCCGGATCAGGGCACCTGAGCAACCGGCAGACCGCCGAATTCCTGGCCAACAACTACTCGTCCGACCTACGTAATATCTGGCTCTGCCACCTCAGCGGTGACAATAACAACCCGGAACTGGCCTACCAAACGGTAGAAACACATCTTAACCGCAAAGGGATCAAGGTGGGGGAACAGGTCTCGCTACAGGTATTACAGCGGAATATATTGTCCTCTAAAACCGATTTTTAA
- a CDS encoding DUF4251 domain-containing protein produces MKKLSLFSIAGLLSVLSFCACGSAQTAVEKEKLAADVGNAVKVPDFTFKATYAYPTGYKSIYLSPYYDVKVSPDTVIAYLPYYGRAYRAPMDPREGGYRFTSTDFEYKADKGNKKGNWDVVITFRDLDRPVTFRFDIWENGTARLSVNDTDRQQISFHGDIVLRKEE; encoded by the coding sequence ATGAAAAAGTTATCATTATTTAGTATTGCAGGACTTCTTTCAGTTCTATCTTTTTGTGCATGTGGAAGTGCCCAAACGGCGGTTGAGAAAGAGAAACTGGCAGCCGATGTGGGGAATGCGGTGAAAGTGCCCGATTTTACATTTAAAGCTACCTACGCCTATCCTACCGGTTACAAGTCGATTTATCTTTCACCCTATTATGATGTGAAAGTGTCGCCCGATACGGTGATAGCCTATCTGCCTTATTATGGCCGCGCCTACCGTGCGCCTATGGATCCGAGAGAAGGTGGATATCGTTTCACGAGTACCGACTTTGAGTATAAAGCAGATAAAGGAAACAAGAAAGGAAATTGGGATGTGGTGATCACATTCCGTGACCTGGATCGTCCCGTTACATTCCGCTTTGATATCTGGGAGAACGGAACGGCACGCCTCAGTGTGAACGATACGGATAGACAACAGATATCATTCCATGGAGATATTGTACTCCGGAAAGAAGAATGA